Proteins encoded within one genomic window of Aurantiacibacter spongiae:
- a CDS encoding CcoQ/FixQ family Cbb3-type cytochrome c oxidase assembly chaperone: protein MSLYDQLRHLADGYGLIGLLVLFLGLCLWVFRPGAKQQNREAAHLIFRDDEIEGRDDGR, encoded by the coding sequence ATGAGCCTCTACGACCAGCTGCGCCACCTCGCCGACGGCTACGGGCTGATCGGACTCCTCGTCCTGTTCCTCGGGCTGTGCCTTTGGGTGTTCCGGCCGGGCGCGAAGCAGCAGAACCGGGAGGCGGCACACCTGATATTCCGCGACGACGAGATCGAAGGGCGAGACGATGGCCGATAA